From the Burkholderiales bacterium genome, the window GAGGCCATTTTGCAGGAGGTTGGCGTCGGTCCGTCGGGCATGACGATGCTCAAGAAATAACAGGCTGGACAACTCGTGGGCGCTTATTCCCGTCTCATGCTGTTTGCCCGGCTCGGCCTTTTTTTCATCGGTAAGACAGCGGTAGGACCGCGGACGTTATTGTGGACATGTCCGCGATGGGCATTTTCTTGCGCGCTCGGCTATAGAGGCGTGCCGCCGGCTTCTCGGCTTCCGCGGAATGCGAATAAGGTGTTGCAAGTTCACAGTTAGTTGCTTACGGTTCGACCCCCGTCTCGGCATGAGCCGCCCGCATCAGGCGATCGCGCGGCGCGGCCCAGGCCGGTTCGTCCGGCGGCGCTTCGACAAGAATCACATCGCAGCCGCGCTCGTCCAGACGGCGCAGATTGGCGTAAAGCTCGCGCGCGTATTCGATAGCATTACGCTGCGCCACGATCGAGCAGGCTGCCCCCGGTACTGAGACACTGGCAAGGACAGCGGCGCGCTTGCCCGTTTCTCGAAGCGTTGCCGCAGCGGAGGCCAGGTGTTCGATCGAAACCAGGCGCAATGGCGTGCGCGGCGCGTAGTGCGCCGCCAGCATTCCCGGTGCGCGCGGGGAACGCAGTTCGGGATTCGCCAGCGGAGCGGCCAAAGCTTCGGCGAGATCGCGCGCCGTAATCCGCCCCGGGCGCAACACGGCCGGCTGCGCTCCCGAAACGTCGACGATCGTCGACTCGATGCCGATATCGCAGGCGCCGCCGTCGAGCAAGAGATCGACATCGGTGCCCAACTCAGCGCGGACATGCTCGGCCGTCGTCGGGCTGATGCGGCCAAAGCGGTTCGCCGACGGCGCAGCGATAGCGCCGCCGAACGCGCACAACAACGCTCGCGCGACCGGGTGCGCCGGAATACGCAAACCCACCGTATCCTGCGCTCCGGTGATGGCGTCGCTGACGCCGGCCGCACGGCGCATGATCAGGGTCAGCGGACCGGGCCAGAAGCGTTCGGCGAGCAGCCGTGCAGCGGGCGAGACCGGATCGGCCCATTGTTCGAGTTGTGCGATGTCGGCGATGTGAACAATGACCGGATGGTCGTGCGGGCGGCCTTTCACGCGGAAAATTTTTTGGACTGCCGCCGGATTCGTTGCGTCGGCGCCGAGACCGTAGACCGTCTCGGTCGGAAAAGCGACCAGCCCGCCGCGCTTCAATACCGCGACGGCCCGGTCGATTTGTGCTGCGGAAACTTCAGTTTGCGCCATGATGGCACGCCTAGCAGGCTGATCGATTCAAAAATCAGCGCAGCGCCGCGCCGGTTTACTTCTCCAGCGTTTTCTTCAGGTTTTCCAGACCGCTCTTGTAGATGCCGGTGATGGCCTTGACCGCGGCTTCGTCGCTCAGCTCTGGCGGCGGGTCGTTATTGGGGAAACCGCGGTAGAACGCGCCGCGCCATTCAACCTGCGAGCCGCCATCAGCCGGCTTGACGCTGAGCGTGGACTGATAGTTCGAGACCGGCAGCGTGCCTTCCTTGTAGCGATATTTCAAGGTCATCTGTTCGTCGTTGATGCTTTCCAGTTCCTCGACCGCCTTGCCGCCGCCCTTGATGGTCAGCGTGCGAACCGAGCCGGCTTTGCTGCCGTCGGTCGCCGTGCTTTTTTCGACCGCCGGATGCCAGCTTTGCAGGCCGTTAAAATCCTTGAGCTTGGCCCAGACGGCGGCGGGCGGCGCCTTGATCGTGACTTGCTCGGTCACCTTCTGGCGGGTCGGGCCGTGCGCGATCGCGAGCGACGACGCGGCGGCCAGTATCAGAAGCGCAATAGCTGAGCGCATGGAATCTCCTGTTGGTTGGTTGCAGGGTTATAACGATTCGAGGGAGAGATCCGCTGACACGCTGGCGGCTCGCGTCCGGACA encodes:
- a CDS encoding threonylcarbamoyl-AMP synthase, with the protein product MAQTEVSAAQIDRAVAVLKRGGLVAFPTETVYGLGADATNPAAVQKIFRVKGRPHDHPVIVHIADIAQLEQWADPVSPAARLLAERFWPGPLTLIMRRAAGVSDAITGAQDTVGLRIPAHPVARALLCAFGGAIAAPSANRFGRISPTTAEHVRAELGTDVDLLLDGGACDIGIESTIVDVSGAQPAVLRPGRITARDLAEALAAPLANPELRSPRAPGMLAAHYAPRTPLRLVSIEHLASAAATLRETGKRAAVLASVSVPGAACSIVAQRNAIEYARELYANLRRLDERGCDVILVEAPPDEPAWAAPRDRLMRAAHAETGVEP
- a CDS encoding SRPBCC family protein; the encoded protein is MRSAIALLILAAASSLAIAHGPTRQKVTEQVTIKAPPAAVWAKLKDFNGLQSWHPAVEKSTATDGSKAGSVRTLTIKGGGKAVEELESINDEQMTLKYRYKEGTLPVSNYQSTLSVKPADGGSQVEWRGAFYRGFPNNDPPPELSDEAAVKAITGIYKSGLENLKKTLEK